The following proteins are encoded in a genomic region of Catellatospora sp. TT07R-123:
- a CDS encoding glycerol-3-phosphate dehydrogenase/oxidase, protein MSASLTAARRVRELAELADGETVDLLVVGLGVTGAGVALDAASRGLSVAAIDAHDLAFGTSRWSSKLVHGGLRYLARGQFGVAYESAVERGILMTRTAPHLTRALGMLLPATAQTTPSSVRLAGAGLRAGDVLRAVAGTPRTVLPTARALTAAQVRAMVPALRADGLRGGRLGWDGQLSDDVRLVVGLARAAAAHGARIVTRCRAEALTGDGATARDTVTGQELRIRARAVVNATGVWAGTLAPEITLRPSRGTHLVLPGTLLPGLWTGLTIPVPGEFSRFVIVLPQPEGLVYVGLTDEPVAGPVPDVPEVPESDVEFLLGVLNPVLARPVRRDEVLGAYAGLRPLMGGDGRTADISRRHAVIEGPDGVVTVVGGKLTTYRRMAQDAVDLAVRRRELSAGRCRTRDLPLPGAADRAALARVDAPDRLVFRYGTEAPAVLAQAPPPLHGPLVEGSPVTGAELLWAVRHEGALTVDDLLDRRTRLGLVPAFRAAALAAAEDILALGTDS, encoded by the coding sequence GTGTCCGCCTCCCTCACCGCCGCCCGGCGCGTCCGCGAGCTGGCCGAACTCGCCGACGGCGAGACCGTGGACCTGCTCGTCGTCGGCCTGGGCGTCACCGGCGCCGGGGTCGCCCTGGACGCGGCGTCGCGCGGGCTGTCGGTCGCCGCGATCGACGCCCACGACCTGGCCTTCGGCACGTCGCGCTGGAGTTCCAAGCTCGTCCACGGTGGCCTGCGCTACCTGGCCCGGGGGCAGTTCGGGGTGGCGTACGAGAGCGCCGTGGAGCGCGGCATCCTGATGACCCGCACCGCCCCGCACCTGACCCGGGCCCTGGGCATGCTGCTGCCCGCCACCGCCCAGACCACCCCTTCCTCGGTACGGCTGGCCGGGGCCGGACTGCGCGCCGGGGATGTGCTGCGGGCCGTGGCCGGCACCCCGCGCACCGTGCTGCCGACCGCCCGCGCGCTGACGGCCGCGCAGGTGCGCGCCATGGTGCCCGCGCTGCGCGCCGACGGGCTGCGCGGCGGGCGGCTGGGCTGGGACGGGCAGCTCAGCGACGACGTACGGCTGGTCGTCGGGCTGGCCCGCGCCGCCGCCGCGCACGGCGCCCGGATCGTCACCCGCTGCCGCGCCGAGGCGCTGACCGGCGACGGCGCCACCGCCCGCGACACCGTCACCGGGCAGGAGCTGCGCATCCGCGCCCGCGCCGTGGTCAACGCCACCGGCGTGTGGGCGGGCACCCTGGCGCCGGAGATCACGCTGCGCCCGTCGCGGGGCACGCACCTGGTGCTGCCCGGCACGCTGCTGCCCGGCCTGTGGACGGGGCTGACCATCCCGGTGCCGGGCGAGTTCTCCCGCTTCGTCATCGTGCTGCCGCAGCCCGAGGGCCTGGTGTATGTCGGTCTCACCGACGAGCCCGTGGCCGGGCCGGTGCCCGACGTGCCGGAGGTGCCCGAATCCGATGTGGAGTTCCTGCTCGGGGTGCTCAACCCGGTGCTGGCCCGGCCGGTGCGGCGCGACGAGGTGCTGGGCGCGTACGCCGGGCTGCGGCCGCTGATGGGCGGTGACGGCCGCACCGCCGACATCTCGCGGCGCCACGCCGTGATCGAGGGGCCGGACGGGGTGGTGACCGTGGTCGGCGGCAAGCTCACCACCTACCGGCGGATGGCGCAGGACGCGGTCGACCTCGCGGTGCGCCGCCGCGAGCTGAGCGCCGGCCGCTGCCGCACCCGCGACCTGCCCCTGCCCGGCGCGGCCGACCGCGCGGCGCTGGCCCGGGTCGACGCCCCGGACCGGCTGGTCTTCCGGTACGGCACCGAGGCGCCCGCCGTGCTCGCGCAGGCACCGCCGCCGCTGCACGGACCGCTGGTCGAGGGCAGCCCGGTCACCGGGGCGGAGCTGCTGTGGGCGGTGCGGCACGAGGGCGCGCTCACCGTCGACGACCTGCTCGACCGGCGCACCCGCCTGGGCCTGGTCCCGGCGTTCCGCGCCGCCGCGCTGGCCGCCGCCGAAGACATCCTGGCCCTGGGCACGGACTCGTGA
- a CDS encoding GntR family transcriptional regulator gives MATIETSRSQYAQIAELVRSRIADGTYPPGSALPSEDRLADELRVSRPTVNKALTILRNTGEIKVRRGAGTVVRSLPTIFRDAKKRYVARNEGNGAAEVEVSRHELHSRTVYREIGKATPPAAVADILGLAEGEPALLRGRVLYANDEPTQIADSYIPWSLADGQPDLLRENAGRGGSYGRLADAGYPPTRFAEDITVRMPTDAEQRVLELEPTQPVFEIWHVAYSHDRPIEVCVHVMAGHLWKLHYEWDDATHDQAA, from the coding sequence ATGGCCACGATCGAGACCTCGCGCTCTCAGTACGCTCAGATCGCCGAGCTCGTTCGCAGTCGCATTGCAGACGGGACGTACCCGCCAGGTTCTGCGCTGCCTAGTGAGGACCGCCTTGCCGATGAGCTGCGCGTTTCGCGGCCAACGGTGAACAAAGCGCTGACGATCCTGCGCAACACCGGCGAGATCAAGGTGCGCCGAGGTGCCGGTACGGTAGTCCGTTCGCTGCCGACGATCTTCCGGGACGCCAAGAAGCGCTATGTGGCCCGCAACGAAGGAAACGGTGCGGCCGAGGTCGAGGTCAGTCGTCACGAACTCCACTCCAGGACCGTCTACCGCGAGATCGGCAAGGCAACCCCACCGGCGGCCGTCGCTGACATCCTTGGACTGGCCGAGGGTGAGCCAGCTCTGCTACGCGGCCGAGTCTTGTACGCCAACGACGAGCCCACCCAGATCGCCGATTCATACATTCCCTGGTCGCTGGCTGATGGCCAGCCCGACCTGCTGCGAGAGAACGCCGGACGCGGTGGTTCGTACGGCCGCCTCGCCGATGCTGGCTACCCACCCACCCGGTTTGCTGAAGACATCACGGTCCGCATGCCTACCGACGCCGAGCAGCGCGTCCTGGAACTGGAGCCGACACAGCCGGTGTTTGAGATCTGGCACGTTGCGTACTCACACGACCGGCCCATTGAGGTCTGCGTGCACGTCATGGCAGGTCACCTGTGGAAGCTCCACTACGAGTGGGACGACGCGACGCACGATCAGGCCGCCTGA
- a CDS encoding TIGR04255 family protein: MSIVSRDLARKPLVEAILEIRWKISGTTDPAHPLYTGAIAGLVGDVYPFQVRLPAIDVPDEYSHYIAKFQLRTGPEQWPLIQLGPGIATLNSTQEYSWNDFYQRAMQLWENLHRVYPTFNGGAPPEVDHLVLKYINAFPLEGMGPQEFLAEKLNTAFVLPDGIASHETAPSPHIAALQVAYPLKKAGTSGVVRILTGTKRESPAMIVELSADGRLSGPVHQEDFANWLDYSHAVIERWFFAFIDGELFKSFTMER; encoded by the coding sequence TTGAGTATCGTCAGTCGTGATCTGGCACGGAAGCCGCTTGTAGAAGCGATCCTAGAGATCAGGTGGAAAATTAGCGGCACTACGGACCCTGCACACCCCCTATATACTGGCGCAATCGCTGGCCTTGTCGGAGATGTGTATCCCTTCCAGGTGCGCTTACCTGCCATTGATGTTCCGGATGAATATTCGCATTACATAGCGAAATTTCAGCTTCGCACCGGTCCCGAGCAATGGCCGCTTATTCAATTGGGGCCAGGTATTGCCACTCTCAACTCAACGCAGGAATATTCGTGGAACGATTTCTATCAGCGCGCAATGCAGCTTTGGGAAAACCTCCATCGAGTTTATCCGACATTCAACGGTGGAGCTCCGCCGGAGGTTGACCATCTTGTCCTTAAGTATATAAACGCATTCCCGTTGGAGGGCATGGGACCACAGGAGTTCCTTGCCGAAAAACTCAACACCGCCTTCGTGCTTCCCGACGGGATTGCGAGTCATGAGACGGCACCTTCGCCACATATCGCCGCACTCCAAGTAGCGTATCCGTTAAAGAAGGCCGGCACATCTGGCGTAGTGCGGATCCTGACAGGCACGAAGCGAGAGTCGCCAGCAATGATCGTCGAACTTTCTGCCGATGGTCGCCTTTCCGGGCCGGTGCACCAAGAGGATTTTGCGAACTGGCTCGATTACTCCCATGCGGTAATCGAACGCTGGTTCTTCGCTTTCATCGATGGTGAACTCTTTAAAAGCTTCACTATGGAGCGGTGA
- a CDS encoding CsbD family protein, producing the protein MGIKDKISNEAEDLKGKTKEAAGKMTDNERLEAEGHMDQASAKAHKAGEKAKDTFDDAKDAATNAMRGRG; encoded by the coding sequence ATGGGTATCAAGGACAAGATCAGCAACGAGGCCGAAGACCTGAAGGGCAAGACCAAAGAGGCAGCCGGCAAGATGACCGACAACGAGCGCCTGGAGGCCGAGGGCCACATGGACCAGGCCTCGGCGAAGGCACACAAGGCCGGGGAGAAGGCCAAGGACACCTTCGACGACGCGAAGGACGCCGCGACGAACGCGATGCGCGGCCGCGGCTGA
- a CDS encoding NUDIX hydrolase yields MTQPRHSVSVAGVVIDEQGRALVIQRRDTGAWQLPGGVLELDETIEDGMCREVLEETGVEVRAVRLTGVYKNMKLGVVALVFLAERITGEPRPTDESVAVEWWTPDQVRERMSEAFAVRILDALDCDPLPSIRSNDGANLL; encoded by the coding sequence ATGACTCAGCCGCGCCACTCCGTCAGCGTCGCCGGGGTCGTCATTGACGAGCAGGGCAGGGCACTGGTCATCCAGCGCCGGGACACAGGCGCATGGCAGTTGCCCGGAGGTGTCCTCGAACTTGACGAGACCATCGAGGACGGCATGTGCCGTGAGGTGCTGGAGGAGACCGGCGTCGAAGTCCGGGCAGTGCGGCTCACCGGCGTCTACAAGAACATGAAGCTCGGAGTTGTCGCTCTGGTCTTCCTCGCCGAGCGGATCACGGGCGAACCGCGACCGACCGACGAATCCGTAGCCGTGGAGTGGTGGACCCCTGACCAGGTCAGAGAACGTATGAGCGAGGCCTTTGCTGTGCGCATTCTCGATGCGCTCGACTGCGACCCTCTGCCCTCGATCCGTTCCAATGACGGCGCCAATCTGCTCTGA
- a CDS encoding FAD-binding oxidoreductase, whose protein sequence is MDAIGEVHRAGWARWGDRTKARPLPEGVAKLLGQVFDVRPPAPVAELDQVELPPSALDAAALSALAAIVGAEHVHADPAARAAHGAGKSTPDLLLQRAGAVPHAPEAVLCPADTDQVVAVLRTCGEHGLAAVPFGGGTSVVGGLTTPAPYVALDLRRLDRLVAVDPISRTAVLQAGLPAPRADELLAEHGLTLGHVPQSYEYATIGGFAATRSSGQLSAGYGRFDDMVVALAVATPQGVLHTGRAPASAAGPDLRELFLGSEGAFGVITEVTVRVRPIPAQRHYEGWRFDSFEEGAAAARTLAQDGPKPTVLRLSDEVETMIGATGAGRGEGGCLLIVGHEGAEVAAAVERTGQVLAGLGGTPLGTAPGEHWAAHRFDAPYLRDGLLDAGAFAETLETAAFWSALPGLYAAVREALFATLPTPSLVLCHISHVYETGASLYFTIVTAYADDAVAGWQRAKEAANEAILAAGGTISHHHGVGTEHRDWYVREIGPLGVTALQAVKQALDPSRVLNPGILLP, encoded by the coding sequence ATGGATGCGATCGGGGAAGTGCACCGGGCCGGCTGGGCCCGCTGGGGCGACCGGACCAAGGCGCGGCCGCTGCCCGAGGGCGTGGCCAAGCTGCTCGGACAGGTCTTCGACGTGCGCCCGCCCGCGCCCGTCGCGGAGCTGGACCAGGTCGAGCTGCCGCCGTCCGCGCTGGACGCGGCGGCGCTGTCGGCCCTGGCCGCGATCGTCGGCGCCGAGCACGTGCACGCCGACCCCGCCGCCCGCGCCGCGCACGGCGCGGGCAAGTCCACTCCCGACCTGCTGCTACAGCGCGCCGGTGCCGTGCCGCACGCCCCCGAGGCGGTGCTGTGCCCGGCCGACACCGACCAGGTGGTCGCGGTGCTGCGCACCTGCGGCGAGCACGGCCTGGCCGCGGTGCCCTTCGGCGGGGGTACGTCGGTGGTCGGCGGCCTCACCACCCCCGCCCCGTACGTCGCCCTCGACCTGCGCCGCCTCGACCGCCTCGTCGCCGTCGACCCGATCTCGCGCACCGCCGTGCTCCAGGCCGGGCTGCCCGCCCCGCGCGCCGACGAGCTGCTCGCCGAGCACGGGCTGACCCTCGGCCACGTCCCTCAGTCCTACGAGTACGCCACCATCGGCGGCTTCGCCGCCACCCGCTCCTCCGGCCAGCTGTCCGCCGGATACGGCCGGTTCGACGACATGGTCGTCGCGCTCGCCGTGGCCACCCCGCAGGGTGTGCTGCACACCGGCCGGGCCCCCGCCTCGGCGGCCGGACCCGACCTGCGTGAGCTGTTCCTCGGCTCCGAGGGCGCGTTCGGCGTGATCACCGAGGTGACCGTGCGGGTGCGCCCGATCCCCGCGCAGCGGCACTACGAGGGCTGGCGCTTCGACTCGTTCGAGGAGGGCGCGGCGGCGGCCCGCACCCTGGCCCAGGACGGGCCGAAGCCGACCGTGCTCCGCCTGTCCGACGAGGTCGAGACCATGATCGGCGCGACCGGTGCCGGGCGCGGCGAAGGCGGCTGCCTGCTGATCGTCGGGCACGAGGGCGCCGAGGTGGCCGCTGCGGTCGAGCGCACCGGGCAGGTCCTGGCCGGACTCGGCGGCACCCCGCTGGGCACCGCACCCGGCGAGCACTGGGCCGCACACCGCTTCGACGCGCCATACCTGCGCGACGGGCTGCTCGACGCCGGGGCGTTCGCCGAGACCCTGGAGACGGCGGCGTTCTGGTCGGCGCTGCCGGGCCTGTACGCGGCCGTCCGCGAGGCCCTCTTCGCGACGCTGCCGACCCCGTCCCTGGTCCTGTGCCACATCTCCCACGTGTACGAGACCGGCGCCTCCCTCTACTTCACCATCGTGACGGCGTACGCCGACGACGCGGTGGCGGGCTGGCAGCGGGCCAAGGAGGCCGCCAACGAGGCGATCCTCGCCGCGGGCGGCACCATCAGCCACCACCACGGCGTCGGCACCGAGCACCGCGACTGGTACGTCCGCGAGATCGGCCCCCTCGGCGTCACCGCCCTCCAGGCCGTCAAGCAGGCCCTCGACCCGTCCCGAGTCCTCAACCCGGGCATCCTCCTGCCCTGA
- a CDS encoding DUF6131 family protein: MIVLGLILLLLGYFLHISLLWTIGIILLIVGAVLWIAGSVGRPVGGRRHYW, translated from the coding sequence GTGATCGTCCTCGGTTTGATACTGCTGCTCCTGGGCTACTTCCTACACATCTCGCTGCTGTGGACGATCGGCATCATCCTGCTGATCGTGGGCGCGGTGCTGTGGATCGCCGGGTCGGTCGGCCGCCCCGTGGGCGGCAGACGCCACTACTGGTAG
- the abc-f gene encoding ribosomal protection-like ABC-F family protein has translation MLKAVSLSHHYSGDTLFAGVDLILSAGDRFGLVGPNGAGKSTLLRILTGQLKPATGHVRRAPGIRLGWFAQQVPDPDATVGDFLSAGLGELDTIRTHLADLEQALSRGEDVLTEYGQVQDRWTALQGWTAENRLAEVRERLDLSHLPDEAPLRQVSGGEQARLTLARVLLDTPDLLILDEPTNHLDAEGIAWLGDWLSAFTGGLLVVSHDRAFLDRTVTRVLELDGIHDELQSYEGGYSAYRVEKAKRWERLLLDYEAQEKDRTRWESDIARTREQAAGVEQSVRSGLGSDKIRRYAKKVAKKAKARERRLRRQMASLHWLDQPQTRPTLALAFPQEATPDEIVLQARDLTLHRGGRTLLEPTDLTVYGGDRILLTGVNGAGKTTLLRALTGDTPDGGAVDAPAGVSLLPPTHDDLRRPTTVRDFFRSHVPVYAEDAERLLEGYLFDDDQWDAPLRTLSAGELRRLLLAVMVNSRARVLLLDEPTNYLDFDSLDVIEAALREFRGTLITVTHDAYFADAVGHTRHWHLAGGKLLEQ, from the coding sequence GTGCTCAAAGCTGTCTCTCTGTCTCACCACTACTCCGGCGACACCCTGTTCGCCGGTGTCGACCTCATCCTCAGCGCCGGTGACCGCTTCGGCCTCGTCGGCCCGAACGGCGCCGGCAAGTCCACCCTGCTGCGTATCCTCACCGGCCAGCTCAAACCCGCCACCGGCCACGTACGCCGAGCCCCCGGCATCCGCCTCGGCTGGTTCGCCCAGCAGGTCCCCGACCCCGACGCCACCGTCGGCGACTTCCTCTCCGCAGGTCTGGGCGAACTCGACACCATCCGCACCCACCTGGCCGACCTAGAACAGGCCCTGTCCCGAGGCGAAGACGTCCTCACCGAATACGGCCAGGTCCAGGACCGCTGGACCGCCCTGCAAGGCTGGACCGCCGAGAACCGCCTGGCCGAGGTACGCGAGCGCCTTGACCTCTCCCACCTCCCCGACGAAGCCCCCCTCCGCCAGGTCAGCGGCGGCGAGCAGGCCCGCCTCACCCTGGCCCGGGTCCTCCTCGACACCCCCGACCTGCTCATCCTCGACGAGCCCACCAACCACCTGGACGCCGAGGGCATCGCCTGGCTCGGCGACTGGCTGTCCGCCTTCACCGGCGGCCTCCTGGTCGTCAGCCACGACCGCGCCTTCCTCGACCGCACCGTCACCCGCGTCCTCGAACTCGACGGCATCCACGACGAGCTCCAGTCCTACGAGGGCGGCTACTCGGCCTACCGCGTCGAGAAGGCGAAGCGCTGGGAGCGCCTGCTGCTGGACTACGAGGCTCAGGAGAAGGACCGGACCCGCTGGGAGTCCGACATCGCCCGCACCCGCGAGCAGGCAGCCGGGGTCGAGCAGTCGGTCCGCAGCGGCCTGGGCTCCGACAAGATCCGCCGGTACGCGAAGAAGGTCGCCAAGAAGGCCAAGGCCCGCGAACGCCGCCTGCGCCGCCAGATGGCCTCCCTGCACTGGCTCGACCAGCCGCAGACCCGCCCCACCCTCGCCCTGGCCTTCCCCCAGGAGGCCACGCCGGACGAGATCGTGCTCCAGGCCCGCGACCTCACCCTCCACCGAGGCGGCCGCACCCTGCTCGAACCCACCGACCTGACCGTGTACGGCGGCGACCGCATCCTCCTCACCGGCGTCAACGGCGCGGGCAAGACGACACTCCTGCGGGCCCTGACCGGCGACACGCCGGACGGCGGCGCCGTCGACGCGCCCGCGGGCGTGTCCCTGCTCCCGCCGACCCACGACGACCTGCGCCGCCCGACCACGGTCCGCGACTTCTTCCGCAGCCACGTCCCGGTGTACGCCGAGGACGCCGAGCGCCTGCTGGAGGGTTACCTGTTCGACGACGACCAGTGGGACGCGCCGCTGCGGACGCTGTCGGCGGGGGAGCTGCGCCGCCTGCTGCTCGCGGTGATGGTCAACAGCCGGGCACGGGTGCTGCTGCTGGACGAGCCGACCAACTACCTGGACTTCGACTCCCTCGACGTGATCGAGGCGGCGCTGCGGGAGTTCCGGGGCACTCTGATCACGGTGACCCACGACGCGTACTTCGCCGACGCGGTGGGCCATACCCGGCACTGGCACCTGGCCGGGGGCAAGCTGCTGGAGCAGTAG
- a CDS encoding TetR/AcrR family transcriptional regulator, with protein sequence MDDLVLDAVRDCVLAYGVRRTTVTEVARRAGVSRMSVYRRWPDVQSLVGDLMSREWHRVIVAARDGGDASAPGRERLVAQSVAAAAVLRGHPLLRKIIDVDPEILLPYLLHRRGAGQEEMLAFLVEAIAAGQADGSIRAGEPARLARAVLLTAQSFVLSMPTVADAYDAADLDPELAALLDRYLAP encoded by the coding sequence GTGGACGATCTCGTGCTGGACGCCGTACGCGACTGCGTGCTCGCGTACGGGGTGCGCCGTACCACCGTGACCGAGGTGGCGCGGCGGGCCGGGGTGTCGCGGATGTCGGTGTACCGGCGCTGGCCCGACGTGCAGAGCCTGGTCGGCGACCTGATGAGCCGCGAGTGGCACCGGGTGATCGTGGCCGCCCGCGACGGCGGGGACGCCTCCGCGCCGGGGCGGGAGCGGCTGGTGGCCCAGTCGGTGGCGGCGGCCGCCGTGCTGCGCGGGCACCCGCTGCTCCGCAAGATCATCGACGTCGACCCCGAGATCCTGCTGCCCTACCTGCTGCACCGGCGCGGAGCCGGGCAGGAGGAGATGCTCGCGTTCCTGGTCGAGGCGATCGCGGCGGGTCAGGCCGACGGGTCGATCCGCGCGGGCGAGCCGGCCCGGCTGGCTCGCGCGGTGCTGCTCACCGCCCAGTCCTTCGTGCTGTCGATGCCGACTGTCGCCGACGCGTACGACGCCGCCGACCTCGACCCCGAACTCGCCGCCCTCCTAGACCGCTACCTCGCCCCGTGA